The Natrarchaeobius halalkaliphilus DNA segment GGGGAGACTCGGCGGTCCCATCGGCACCTCGAAGACGTCGACGCCGAGCGCCTCCGCGAGTTCCTCACGGACCGTCTCGACGCGGTCGTCTCCCAGTATCGCGGGGAATCCGACCCGGGATTCGTCCTCGAGATGAGTATCGACGCTCGCGGCGAGCGCGTCGCGTGCGGACCGCTCTCCGGAATCCGCGTCGACGACCTCGTCTCGGTCGAGCAGGTGGGCGTACCGCGTGATCTTCGCATCGTCTCTGCGGATTCCGGGGAACGAGAGCGTCACGCCGCGAGCGTCGAAGGGGACGCCGGCTGCCTCGAGGTGACGCGCGGCGAGCGGTGCGTCGAAGTCGGGCAGCGTTTCGAAGCCGACCAACAGCGTCTCGCGGGTATCGCTCGCAAGTCCCGGTGCCGTCGAGGCGGGATATCTGGCCGTCGGTTTGACGGTCCCGCCGTAGGTCGGAACGAGCGCGTTGCGGTCGGTGTGGCCGCCCTCGTACGCCCCGTCGACGACGCGATCGAAAAACGCGAGCGCCTCGCGGACGGCGTCGGTGCCGACGCGCTCGTACGGATGACCCGTCGGGAGCGCCTCGAGCGCGTCGAACGGGTCTGCGAGCGGTCCCTCTCCCGCCGGCGTATAACCGAGCACGTCGATCAACCCGCTCGCGTGACGGAGCGTGCTCTGTCTGTGCGTAACCAGTCGAACCCGCGCGTCGGGATCGGTCTCGAGGGCGGCGAGTGCAGCGGTCGCTCCCGCGATCCCGCCGCCGACGACGAGGACGTCGTCCTCGATTGCCATCTATCGATCCCCCTGGTCGAATGCGTCGTACTCGAGGTCGGCTGCGGTCGATCCCGACCCGATCGCTCCGGGACGGACGTCCCGATCGGCTTCCGACCTCGCGGGATCGTAATCCCGGTTCATCGTCGTCGCGTGCAACGCGTAGTTGAGCATCGCTTGCGAGAGTTGCTCCCCCCAGAGGGCGTGTCGTTGCCCCTTCCAGCGCTCCTGAAACAGTTCGTCGAGCGCCGCTCGAGCCGTCGCTTCGTCGTGGTCGGGGTGGAGTTCGTTCGCCATCCCGACGCAACAAAAGCCGCCCTGGCAGTTGCCCATCGACGCGCGCGTTCGGATTCGGACCGCGTTCAGGTCCGAGCCGGACTGCGAGACGGCGTCGCGAACCTCCGCGCGGGTGACCCCTTCACACGCACAGATAACGGGATTCGGATCGTCGGTCTCGAGGACCTCTCGAGAGCGACTCCCCAGTCGCTTCGTGCTGCGACGGGCGACCGGGGAGCGAAGACCGAACCGGTCCATTCCCTCCTCGAGCGCGGCGATGTTCTCGCTCCCCGGCAGCGGTCGATCGGCGGTCGAACAGTGAGCGGTCACACCGAGTTTCTCACAGACGTGATCCGAAATCTCCTCGGCCATCGCGCGATACGTGGTGAACTTGCCGCCGACGATACTGCTCACGCCGGTGACGCCGTCGCGGTCTTCGTGATCGATCAAGAAGAAATCCCGCGTGATGTCCGTCGGATCCCGAGTGCCCGTTTCGGGGGGTTCATACAGCGGCCTGACGCCCCAGAACGACCGAATCGTGCGTGCGTCCTCGAGAATCGGAACGAGATCGGAGAGGGTATCGATCATCATATCGACCTCCCACTCGGCTTCCGGGTAGTCGTCCGGGTCGGTGACCTCCTCGTCGGTGGTACCGAGGATCGCCGTCGTTTCGTGCGGGACGATGATGTCGGCGTCGCCCTTCGGCCGACAGCGATTGATGACGGTGTCGACCTGCCGGACGTTCATGATCGTCATAACTCCCTTCGACGGGCGAACTGCGACGTCGAGGTCGGCCATCGCTCCGATCTGGCCGGCCCAGGCCCCCGTCGCGTTGACGACGTACTCGGCGGTGATCGCTTCGGTACTGCCGGGCGATTGATGGACGCGTTTTCCGGGCCCGGAGTCGTGTCGAACCCGGACACCGTAGACGTCCTCGCCCTCGCGCAACAGGTCGATCACCTCGGCGTGCGTCTCGATTCGTGCGCCGTGGTTCTCGGCGTCGATCGCGTTCGCGACGCAGAGTCGGAACGGATCGACAGCGCCGTCGGGAACGGAGATTGCGCGCTCGATGTCGCTGGCGAGATACGGCTCGCGTTCCCGCGCCTCCCGTCCGGAGAGAACGCGAGCCGGGATGTCACACGCGCGACACCCCTCGAGTTTCTCCCGGAAGTACTCGTCGCTGTCCTCGGGTCGCTGGACGAACAGCCCCCCGGTCATCTCGACGCAGTGACCGGCGATCTCCCGGAGGATCTCGTTCTCCTCGATACACTCGGTTGCACTCGCCCGATCGGATACCGCATATCGTCCCCCGCTGTGCAAGAGGCCGTGCATTCGGCCAGTAGTTCCATCAGTTAGATTGCCCCGCTCGACGAGGGTTACCTCGAGGCCGCGCATCGCCAGATCACGGGCGATACCGCAGCCGGTGGAGCCGCCGCCGAGGACGAGGACGTCCGTGTCGGTTGCCATCCCGTTATCGATACCTGGATGCCCCCGTCCTTTATTTTATCGGTGGTGGACGACCACCCATAATAATTAACTGGAACGGGTGGATCAGTGGTCGAGTTCGGACGACCGGTCGGTTGGTCGGTCAGGTACAGGTACGATCGGCCCGAGTGACGGATAGTGGACGACATCGGCGTCTTCGCTCGAGTCAGGACATCCGGGTCGCCAGTATGCCAACGTTTATAACGATCGTAGAAGTCATTTACCAGTAATATGGGACCGATAGTAACTATACCTCGAGTCGACTCCAGGGGTGATCGGGGATGACGGACCGGACGTACGTCGGTGCCGTCGACCAGGGGACGACCGGCACCCGGTTCATCGTGTTCGACCACGGCGGCCGGGTCGTTTCCAACGCCTACGAGAAACACGAGCAGTACTATCCGGAACCCGGCTGGGTCGAACACGATCCCATCGAGATCTGGGAGAACACGAAAACGGCAATCACTCGAGCGCTCGGTCAGGCGAGCATCGGTCCCGAACAGCTCGAGGCGATCGGCGTGACGAACCAGCGCGAGACGACGGTGCTGTGGGACGCGGAGTCCGGAACGCCAGTCTACAACGCGATCGTCTGGCAGGACCGACGAACGACCGATCGGATCGAACAGCTCGAGCGAAACGGTGCGATCGAAACCATTCGCGAAAAGACCGGCCTCGAGCCCGACGCGTACTTCTCCGCGACCAAAGCGGAGTGGTTGCTCGAAGAGGCCGATCCGATCAAGATGGAGCGCGCTCGTCCCGCAGACGTCCGCGACCGTGCCGAACGTGGCGAGATTCGGTTCGGAACGATCGACAGCTGGCTCATCGATAACCTCACCGGCGAGCACGTCACCGAAGTCACGAACGCCTCGCGGACGATGCTCTACAACATCCACGACCTCGAGTGGGACGACGACCTCCTCGAGACGTTCTCGGTCCCACGGGCAATGCTGCCCGAAGTCCGCCCCTCGAGCGACGACGAGACCTACGGAACGACCGATCCCGACGGATTTCTCGGTGCCGAGGTCCCCATCGCGGGAGCTCTCGGTGACCAGCAGGCCGCACTCTTCGGCCAGACCTGTTTCGACGCCGGCGACGCCAAGAACACCTACGGAACCGGATCGTTCTTCCTGATGAACACCGGCGACGAGGCGGTCACGTCGGATCACGGCCTGCTCACCACGATCGGCTTCCAGCGGTCGGGTGAAGACGTTCAGTACGCCCTCGAGGGGTCGATTTTCGTCACCGGAGCCGCCATCGAATGGCTCGAGGACGTCTCACTGATCGAAAGCCCAGCGCAGACGGCCGAGCTCGCCAGAAGCGTCGAGTCGACCGACGGCGTCTACGTCGTTCCCGCGTTCACCGGACTCGGCGCACCCCACTGGGATCAGCGCGCACGCGGCACGATCGTCGGCATGACGCGTGGCACTCGTCGAGAGCACATCGTCCGGGCGACGCTCGAGTCGATCGCGTTCCAGACAAGAGACGTCGCGGAGGCCATGGAGGGCGACTCGGGAATCGAGATGACCGCTCTGAGAGTCGACGGCGGTGCCGTCAAGAACAACTTCCTCTGTCAGCTCCAGTCCGATATTATCGGCACGCGGATCGTCCGACCGGTCGTCGACGAAACGACCGCACTGGGATCGGCCTACGCCGCCGGCCTCGCCGTCGGCTACTGGGACGACCTCGAGGAACTACGAAGCAACTGGCGTGTCGACCGCGAGTTCGATCCGGAACTGGATGCTGTCGCCGCCGACGAGCGTCACGAGCGCTGGACGGACGCCGTCGACCGATCGCGCGACTGGGCTCGAGACGAGCGCTGACGGATTTTCACTCGATATCGAAGCGATCGAGCGTCATCACTTTGCTCCAGGCATCGACGAAGTCGCGTACGAATTGCTCCTCGCCGTCCGTGGCTCCGTAGACTTCCGCGATGGCCCGAAGTCGAGCGTTCGAGCCGAAGAGGAGGTCCACGCGAGTTCCCGTCCATTCGACCTCGCCCGTGTCATGGTCGCGCAACTCGAAGACCGTTTCGTCCTCGTCGATCGCTTCCCACTCGTACCCCATGTCGAGCAGGACCTCGAAGAAGTCGTTGGTCAACGTCTCCGGCTCGTCCGTGAAGACGCCGTGGTCCGAGTTCTGGTAGTTCGCGTTCAGCGCGCGCATGCCACCGACGAGCGCCGTCATCTCGTCGGTCGATAGCGTCAGGAGATCCGCTTTGTCCACCAGCAGCTCCTCCGCCGATCGATCCTGCTCGTCACCGTCGGTGAGGTAGTTGCGGAACCCGTCGGCGTCCGGCTCGAGCCACTCGAAGGACTCGACGTCGGTCTGGTCTTGCTCCGCGTCGGTCCGACCCGGCTCGAACGGAACGTCAACGTCGTATCCGGCGTCCGACGCAGCCTTCTCGACGGCTGCACAGCCGCCCAGCACGATCAGATCTGCGAGCGAGACTCTCGTCCCATCGGATCGCGAGCCGTTGAACTCCGCTCGGATCGCTTCTAAAGTCGAAAGCACCGTCGCCAGCTCGTCCGGCTCGTTCACCTCCCAGCTCTTCTGGGGCTCGAGACGGATGCGAGCGCCGTTCGCACCACCGCGTTTGTCGCTGTCGCGGTAGGTCGATGCCGACGCCCAGGCGGTTTTGACCAGCTGGGAGACGGACAGCTCAGACTCGAGGATCGTCCGTTTGAGGTCGGCGATCGCTTCCTCCCCGATCAGGTCGTGATCGACGTCGGGGACGGGATCCTGCCACAGGAACTCCTCGTCGGGGACCTCGGGACCGAGGAACCGCTCCGACGGACCCAGATCGCGGTGAATCAGCTTGTACCAGGCCTTCGCGAAGGCCTCTTCGAGTTCCTCCGGGTTCTCGTGGAAGCGCTTCGAGATTTCACGATAGTCCGGATCCTTCTTCAGAGAGAGATCCGTCGTGAGCATCATCGGCGTCTGGCCGCCGTCCGGACCGTGTGGGTCCGGCGCGGCTTCCTGCGCTTCCTCGTTCGTTGGCGACCACTGAGACGCACCGGCGGGACTCTCGTCAAGTTCCCACTCGTAGGTGAACAGGTTGTCGAGGAAGTCGTGGTTCCACTCGATCGGTGACTCGGTCCACGGCCCCTCGAGACCGCTGGTGATCGTGTCGTTACCCTTGCCGGAGCCGTACTCGTTCTCCCAGCCGAGGCCCTGCTGCTCGATAGGAGCGCCTTCCGGATCCGGACCGAGATTATCGTCGGGAGCAGCACCGTGGACCTTCCCGAACTCGTGCCCGCCGGCGATGAGCGCGACCGTTTCCTCGTCGTTCATCGCCATGCGACTGAACGTCTGTCGGATGTAGTCCGCCGCCTCCTCCGGATCCGGGTTTCCGTCCGGCCCCTCCGGATTCACGTAGATGAGGCCCATGTGGTCGGCTGCGAGGTCCCCCTCGAGGTCGCCCTCCTCGTCGTGGCGGTCGGATCCGAGCCACTCCTCCTCGGGACCCCAGTCGACGGCTTCGTCGGGTTCGAAATCGTCCTCGCGCCCGCCGGCGAAGCCGTACGTCTCGAAGCCCATCGACTCCAGGGCGACGTTCCCGGACAGGACCAGCAGGTCGGACCACGAGAGTTTGCGGCCGTACTTCTGCTTGACCGGCCAGAGCACTCGGCGTGCCTTGTCCAGGTTGATGTTGTCCGGCCAGCTGTTGAGGGGGGCAAAACGCTGTCTACCGCCGGACGCGCCGCCGCGGCCGTCGCTGGTTCGGTAGGTGCCCGCGCTGTGCCACGCCATCCGAATAATGAGCGGCCCGTAGTGGCCGTAGTCAGCCGGCCACCACTCCTGCGACGTCGTCAACACCTCTGCGATGTCCGCTTTTACTTCCTCGAGATCGAGCTGTTCGAACTCCTCGGCGTAGTCGAACTCCTCGCCCATCGGATCGACCGGGCGAGCGTTCTGATCGAGGACCTTCAGGTTCAACTGATTCGGCCACCAGTCTTGGTCGGAGCCAGGCATTGCTCAACAGTTACTGCTTTCGCGTGTTAAGCTTGTCTACTTCGGGAAGGAAGTCTTCGTGAGTGCCCAACAAGAATATCGTAATTATGAACTTTTGTTTGTGGTATGCTCGTTCAACTCAGTTTGTCACCCCGAGAATACCCCGTGACCGACGTCGCTGGCGAGGGATAACGCACCGATTGCAAGAAACAGCGGATCCGTTCGGGACAGCGATCAGCAACCAGGAGAACCGAACTCGGAGAGAAATTCCATCCTCGAGCGGCGCTCGAGGCGAGACCCCCTCGGACAGATCCGACCGCTTTAGGCCGACGGCCGCAGACGACCGGGTATGAGTTCCGATCCGCCGATCGTCCTCGACATCGATGGAACGCTGACTCGCCCGGATCGCTGGGGGCTCGATCCGAGAGTTCTCGATCCGATTCGCGAGTGGGATAGCCCGGTCGTAATCGCAACCGGCAAAGCGTTTCCCTATCCGGTCGCACTCTGTCACTTTACCGGGATTCCGGAACTGGTCGTCGCTGAAAACGGCGGCGTCGTCTACACCGGCGAGAACGTCTTCGTTACCGCCGACCGGGACGCAGCCAGGGCCGTGACAGACGAGTACCGCGCGGCCGGCTACTCGCTCGGCTGGCCCGCGGACGATACCGTAAACCGCTGGCGCGAGAGCGAAGTCGCCGTCAATCGCGACCAGCCCCTCGAGCCCCTCCGTGCGATCGCGGCCGAGTACGGACTCGAGGTCGTCGACACCGGCTACGCCTACCACGTCAAGGAACCGGAACCCAACAAAGGCGACGGC contains these protein-coding regions:
- the glpB gene encoding glycerol-3-phosphate dehydrogenase subunit GlpB, whose translation is MAIEDDVLVVGGGIAGATAALAALETDPDARVRLVTHRQSTLRHASGLIDVLGYTPAGEGPLADPFDALEALPTGHPYERVGTDAVREALAFFDRVVDGAYEGGHTDRNALVPTYGGTVKPTARYPASTAPGLASDTRETLLVGFETLPDFDAPLAARHLEAAGVPFDARGVTLSFPGIRRDDAKITRYAHLLDRDEVVDADSGERSARDALAASVDTHLEDESRVGFPAILGDDRVETVREELAEALGVDVFEVPMGPPSLPGMRLEGLLYDALEDAGVRLTSGVPVVDYETTAETAGGTTDRIDHVVVDRNGAEVPHRADQYVLATGGLVGKGVDSNRERVYEPIFDCHVSHPADRYDWFVDDVFGDQPYARFGLEVDRDLRPLAADGVPEFSNLSAAGAVLGGYDFAAEKSGSGVSLATGYVAGTRAAEVGGR
- the glpA gene encoding anaerobic glycerol-3-phosphate dehydrogenase subunit GlpA, translated to MATDTDVLVLGGGSTGCGIARDLAMRGLEVTLVERGNLTDGTTGRMHGLLHSGGRYAVSDRASATECIEENEILREIAGHCVEMTGGLFVQRPEDSDEYFREKLEGCRACDIPARVLSGREAREREPYLASDIERAISVPDGAVDPFRLCVANAIDAENHGARIETHAEVIDLLREGEDVYGVRVRHDSGPGKRVHQSPGSTEAITAEYVVNATGAWAGQIGAMADLDVAVRPSKGVMTIMNVRQVDTVINRCRPKGDADIIVPHETTAILGTTDEEVTDPDDYPEAEWEVDMMIDTLSDLVPILEDARTIRSFWGVRPLYEPPETGTRDPTDITRDFFLIDHEDRDGVTGVSSIVGGKFTTYRAMAEEISDHVCEKLGVTAHCSTADRPLPGSENIAALEEGMDRFGLRSPVARRSTKRLGSRSREVLETDDPNPVICACEGVTRAEVRDAVSQSGSDLNAVRIRTRASMGNCQGGFCCVGMANELHPDHDEATARAALDELFQERWKGQRHALWGEQLSQAMLNYALHATTMNRDYDPARSEADRDVRPGAIGSGSTAADLEYDAFDQGDR
- the glpK gene encoding glycerol kinase GlpK; this translates as MTDRTYVGAVDQGTTGTRFIVFDHGGRVVSNAYEKHEQYYPEPGWVEHDPIEIWENTKTAITRALGQASIGPEQLEAIGVTNQRETTVLWDAESGTPVYNAIVWQDRRTTDRIEQLERNGAIETIREKTGLEPDAYFSATKAEWLLEEADPIKMERARPADVRDRAERGEIRFGTIDSWLIDNLTGEHVTEVTNASRTMLYNIHDLEWDDDLLETFSVPRAMLPEVRPSSDDETYGTTDPDGFLGAEVPIAGALGDQQAALFGQTCFDAGDAKNTYGTGSFFLMNTGDEAVTSDHGLLTTIGFQRSGEDVQYALEGSIFVTGAAIEWLEDVSLIESPAQTAELARSVESTDGVYVVPAFTGLGAPHWDQRARGTIVGMTRGTRREHIVRATLESIAFQTRDVAEAMEGDSGIEMTALRVDGGAVKNNFLCQLQSDIIGTRIVRPVVDETTALGSAYAAGLAVGYWDDLEELRSNWRVDREFDPELDAVAADERHERWTDAVDRSRDWARDER
- the katG gene encoding catalase/peroxidase HPI, whose translation is MPGSDQDWWPNQLNLKVLDQNARPVDPMGEEFDYAEEFEQLDLEEVKADIAEVLTTSQEWWPADYGHYGPLIIRMAWHSAGTYRTSDGRGGASGGRQRFAPLNSWPDNINLDKARRVLWPVKQKYGRKLSWSDLLVLSGNVALESMGFETYGFAGGREDDFEPDEAVDWGPEEEWLGSDRHDEEGDLEGDLAADHMGLIYVNPEGPDGNPDPEEAADYIRQTFSRMAMNDEETVALIAGGHEFGKVHGAAPDDNLGPDPEGAPIEQQGLGWENEYGSGKGNDTITSGLEGPWTESPIEWNHDFLDNLFTYEWELDESPAGASQWSPTNEEAQEAAPDPHGPDGGQTPMMLTTDLSLKKDPDYREISKRFHENPEELEEAFAKAWYKLIHRDLGPSERFLGPEVPDEEFLWQDPVPDVDHDLIGEEAIADLKRTILESELSVSQLVKTAWASASTYRDSDKRGGANGARIRLEPQKSWEVNEPDELATVLSTLEAIRAEFNGSRSDGTRVSLADLIVLGGCAAVEKAASDAGYDVDVPFEPGRTDAEQDQTDVESFEWLEPDADGFRNYLTDGDEQDRSAEELLVDKADLLTLSTDEMTALVGGMRALNANYQNSDHGVFTDEPETLTNDFFEVLLDMGYEWEAIDEDETVFELRDHDTGEVEWTGTRVDLLFGSNARLRAIAEVYGATDGEEQFVRDFVDAWSKVMTLDRFDIE
- a CDS encoding HAD-IIB family hydrolase — its product is MSSDPPIVLDIDGTLTRPDRWGLDPRVLDPIREWDSPVVIATGKAFPYPVALCHFTGIPELVVAENGGVVYTGENVFVTADRDAARAVTDEYRAAGYSLGWPADDTVNRWRESEVAVNRDQPLEPLRAIAAEYGLEVVDTGYAYHVKEPEPNKGDGVSRLAAHVGFELGDAVAVGDSINDVSTFEVVGSSFAVSNADEDARAGADEVVEQSHADGTLAVLERVRGTNE